A region from the Kribbella shirazensis genome encodes:
- a CDS encoding sigma-70 family RNA polymerase sigma factor — protein MDSTAIDRFEASRNRLASLAYRLLGSAIDAEDAVQDAFLHWQAADRDRIKVPEAWLTKVVTNLCLDRLRSAQYRRERTVGGWLPEPLLGGDPMLGPADTVEQRESVSLAVLTLLERLTPVERAVYVLREAFSYSHAEVAEILDLTESASQQHLHRARNRITAARHRGGEVDPVSARSIVEEFLTAASSGRTERLVALLTHDATAISDGAGLTEALLRYDTPQRIAAIVRGGFKPSPAKRRFAGGTPAVHYAMVNGGPAILFVVDEQVIGAVTFDIANGRIATVRGIAAPARLTRLADAWRRQEPDTPLITEW, from the coding sequence GTGGACAGCACCGCCATCGATCGCTTCGAGGCCAGCCGGAACCGGCTGGCCTCGTTGGCCTACCGTCTCCTCGGCTCCGCCATCGATGCGGAGGACGCCGTACAGGACGCGTTCCTGCACTGGCAGGCCGCCGATCGGGACCGGATCAAGGTGCCGGAGGCATGGTTGACGAAGGTCGTCACCAACTTGTGCCTCGATCGGCTGCGCTCGGCGCAGTACCGCCGCGAACGCACCGTCGGCGGCTGGCTGCCCGAACCACTCCTCGGCGGCGATCCGATGCTCGGCCCGGCCGACACCGTCGAGCAACGCGAATCGGTTTCGCTGGCAGTGCTGACACTGCTCGAGCGCCTGACGCCTGTGGAGCGGGCCGTTTACGTCCTGCGCGAAGCGTTCTCCTACAGTCATGCCGAAGTCGCCGAGATCCTCGACCTCACCGAATCCGCCAGCCAACAGCACCTCCACCGGGCCCGGAACCGCATCACCGCCGCGCGCCACCGCGGCGGCGAGGTCGACCCGGTGTCCGCCCGCAGCATCGTCGAGGAGTTCCTGACCGCCGCGTCCTCGGGCCGTACCGAACGGCTGGTGGCCCTGCTCACCCACGACGCGACCGCGATCTCCGACGGCGCCGGACTGACCGAGGCGTTGCTGCGGTACGACACTCCGCAGCGCATCGCGGCGATCGTCCGGGGCGGATTCAAACCGAGCCCCGCGAAGCGACGTTTCGCCGGCGGTACGCCTGCGGTTCACTACGCGATGGTGAACGGCGGTCCCGCGATCCTGTTCGTGGTCGACGAGCAGGTCATCGGAGCCGTGACATTCGACATCGCCAACGGCAGGATCGCCACGGTGCGCGGCATCGCGGCACCCGCCCGCCTCACCCGCCTCGCCGACGCCTGGCGCCGGCAGGAACCGGACACACCCCTCATCACCGAGTGGTGA
- a CDS encoding ArsR/SmtB family transcription factor — protein sequence MIRIHFTAADLGRVTFPAEPHPLWEAALAARALSDRSVWPAVRRWRRTAAPRVQGSMRPLFKLISPTGMFPGFLIPDVPGPGLEPVVEALTDTPADVIRDQLEPWLPPEIDRYMRGLLDGRAGSRRALGAAVREFHQEVLVPTSSELHQRYGAELGIRSRAVLHGGVDALLSSLHPDVEWSDPVLTTHGPADDWITDVHLKGRGLELYPSPFVTNCLALDSADRRPVLVYPCADVADPSADGADLDPATTDALADLLGRTRAAVLRSLTHPATTTQLARRVGISLASTSEHTRVLRAAGLITTHRTQGTALHALTPTAQPLLSEAHEGTVANLRPDRRL from the coding sequence ATGATCCGGATCCACTTCACCGCGGCGGACCTCGGCCGGGTCACGTTCCCCGCCGAGCCGCACCCGCTGTGGGAGGCCGCGCTCGCGGCCCGCGCGCTGAGTGACCGCTCGGTCTGGCCGGCCGTACGGCGCTGGCGGCGGACGGCGGCGCCGCGGGTCCAGGGATCGATGCGTCCGCTCTTCAAGCTGATCTCGCCGACCGGGATGTTTCCGGGTTTCCTGATCCCTGACGTCCCGGGGCCCGGTCTGGAGCCTGTCGTGGAGGCGTTGACGGACACGCCGGCCGATGTCATCCGGGACCAGTTGGAGCCCTGGTTGCCGCCCGAGATCGACCGCTATATGCGCGGGTTGCTGGACGGCCGGGCGGGGTCGCGGCGGGCGCTGGGGGCGGCGGTCCGGGAGTTCCACCAGGAGGTGCTGGTGCCGACGTCGAGCGAGCTGCACCAGCGGTACGGCGCCGAACTCGGGATCCGGTCGCGCGCGGTCCTGCACGGCGGCGTCGACGCGCTGCTGTCCTCGTTGCATCCCGACGTGGAGTGGTCCGATCCGGTCCTCACCACCCACGGCCCGGCCGACGACTGGATCACCGACGTACACCTGAAGGGCCGCGGCCTGGAGCTCTACCCGTCTCCCTTCGTGACGAACTGCCTGGCTCTGGACTCCGCCGACCGGCGACCCGTCCTCGTCTACCCCTGCGCCGATGTGGCCGACCCGTCCGCCGACGGTGCCGACCTGGACCCCGCGACCACCGACGCCCTCGCGGACCTCCTCGGCCGGACCCGAGCCGCCGTACTCCGATCCCTCACCCACCCCGCCACCACAACCCAACTAGCCCGCCGAGTAGGCATCTCCCTCGCCTCCACCTCCGAACACACCCGCGTCCTCCGAGCAGCAGGCCTCATCACCACCCACCGAACCCAAGGCACAGCCCTCCACGCCCTGACCCCAACCGCCCAACCCCTGCTGAGTGAAGCGCACGAGGGCACAGTGGCAAACCTCAGACCCGACAGGAGGTTGTGA
- a CDS encoding NAD(P)/FAD-dependent oxidoreductase, with the protein MKHRIVVLGAGYAGAYVAGNLARRLSPADTEITVVNAEPDFVERLRLHQLATGQKLGALQLADAFAGTGIQLRLARVTAVDPGRRVVTVADSDGGGELGYDTLVYALGSRGDNSGLPGAAEYAFDISSRPSALRLRERLNSLGERGDVVIIGDGLTGIETAAEIAESRPDLSVTLIARGTLGARLSTGARDHLRRTFDRLGVRVLEHTTAESVEAERVLCADGAVLAADATVWTAGFAVDPIAAEAGLEVTDNGRIVVDRTMRSVSHPEVYAVGDAAYAVADNGRPLPMSCASAGDTGRQAIVAIIGRLTGREVRPTKLLYYGNHISLGRRDGIVQMVDDEGVAKPKYTGGRTAARVKSGIVRMSLWATAHPTFGLPKRKHRVTAVHAASTTKARV; encoded by the coding sequence ATGAAGCATCGAATCGTGGTTCTCGGCGCCGGCTATGCGGGGGCCTACGTGGCCGGGAACCTGGCCCGGCGGCTGTCCCCGGCGGACACCGAGATCACCGTGGTCAACGCCGAACCCGACTTCGTCGAGCGGCTGCGGCTGCACCAGCTCGCGACCGGCCAGAAGCTCGGGGCTCTGCAGCTCGCCGACGCCTTCGCGGGCACCGGGATCCAGCTGCGCCTGGCCCGCGTCACGGCCGTCGACCCCGGGCGCCGGGTCGTCACCGTGGCCGACTCCGACGGTGGCGGCGAGCTCGGATACGACACGCTGGTGTACGCGCTCGGCAGCCGCGGAGACAACAGCGGCCTCCCCGGCGCGGCGGAGTACGCGTTCGACATCTCCAGCCGGCCCTCGGCGTTGCGACTGCGCGAACGCCTGAACAGCCTGGGCGAGCGAGGAGACGTCGTGATCATCGGTGACGGGTTGACCGGTATCGAGACTGCCGCCGAGATCGCCGAATCGCGCCCGGACCTGTCGGTGACGCTAATCGCCCGTGGCACCTTGGGCGCCCGGCTCTCCACCGGGGCCCGGGACCATCTGCGCCGCACGTTCGATCGGCTCGGCGTCCGCGTGCTGGAGCACACCACCGCGGAGAGCGTCGAGGCCGAGCGGGTGCTGTGCGCGGACGGCGCGGTACTGGCGGCCGACGCGACCGTGTGGACGGCCGGGTTCGCGGTCGATCCGATCGCGGCCGAGGCCGGACTCGAGGTCACCGACAATGGGCGGATCGTCGTCGATCGCACGATGCGGTCGGTGTCGCATCCGGAGGTGTACGCCGTCGGCGACGCCGCCTACGCGGTCGCGGACAACGGCCGGCCGCTGCCGATGTCCTGCGCGTCGGCCGGGGACACCGGTCGGCAGGCGATCGTGGCGATCATCGGGCGGTTGACCGGACGCGAAGTACGCCCGACCAAGCTGCTGTACTACGGCAACCACATCAGCCTCGGGCGCCGCGACGGGATCGTGCAGATGGTCGACGACGAGGGGGTGGCGAAGCCGAAGTACACCGGCGGCCGGACCGCGGCGCGGGTCAAGTCGGGCATCGTCAGAATGTCGCTGTGGGCCACGGCGCATCCGACGTTCGGCCTGCCCAAGCGCAAGCACCGCGTGACCGCCGTACACGCCGCGTCGACCACCAAGGCGCGCGTCTGA
- a CDS encoding methyltransferase domain-containing protein yields the protein MDPWQTLTTDYEDRRAREDSLDRLMEWDAQRSLIGPVAGRSVLDVGCGNGGKAIELAVEHGAASVVGVDIGAEFRTPPAGVDVAFHTGDLSVLDELEPLQDRRFDVVLFLQSLAYATDRARTLRAVRSMMADDGVLVVSMAHPIRYAVERSERDGVGIGDAYHAVGPYSYPSLWNPEITVTHTTDTFSTIHNSLTDNGFRVEHVLEPQLSDENKQRYPHKQEWLSRYVGIIILRARPA from the coding sequence ATGGACCCCTGGCAGACGTTGACCACCGACTACGAAGACCGGCGGGCCCGGGAGGACTCCCTCGACCGGCTGATGGAGTGGGACGCCCAGCGCTCACTGATCGGGCCCGTCGCCGGCCGCTCCGTCCTCGACGTCGGCTGCGGCAACGGCGGCAAGGCGATCGAACTCGCCGTCGAGCACGGTGCCGCGTCGGTGGTCGGCGTGGACATCGGCGCCGAGTTCCGCACACCGCCTGCCGGGGTGGACGTCGCCTTCCATACCGGCGATCTGTCGGTTCTCGACGAACTCGAGCCGTTGCAGGATCGCCGTTTCGACGTGGTCCTGTTCCTCCAGTCCCTCGCCTACGCCACGGACCGCGCCCGGACCTTACGCGCGGTCCGGTCGATGATGGCCGACGACGGCGTACTGGTCGTGTCGATGGCTCATCCGATCCGGTACGCCGTGGAGCGCTCCGAGCGGGACGGTGTCGGGATCGGGGACGCGTACCACGCCGTCGGGCCGTACTCGTATCCGTCGCTGTGGAATCCGGAAATCACCGTCACGCACACGACGGACACGTTCTCGACCATCCATAACTCCTTGACGGACAACGGATTCCGGGTCGAGCACGTCCTCGAACCGCAGTTGTCCGACGAGAACAAACAGCGCTACCCGCACAAGCAGGAGTGGCTGTCCCGGTACGTCGGCATCATCATCCTCCGCGCCCGGCCGGCATGA
- a CDS encoding superoxide dismutase, with product MKRLALLSVLILAAAVPMTTANATSVHRPTQYVVSNTPGDTLEGIAVTRDGTMYVTSVGTGAVYRGNTRSSRLSLFLPPGQDGRTSATGVHVDRWGRVLVAGASTSKLFLYDARGRLIDVQHAAVGSFLNDFTIVGDAVYVTDSAHNQLWRAPLTRDGLGKLEPWITRDRIQPTPYFLNGIVTDGRVLLVGEQGQDVTYRVDLHTKQVSVLNVPNGILSGDGYLLEGHRLYAVHNAGGGKYVTRLAILNDDLTAATLVADSSPAAAGATPTTIARDRGRLLWVNSQLDIAPGTPPYTVSVVPGLR from the coding sequence ATGAAACGTCTGGCACTCCTCAGCGTCCTGATCCTCGCAGCGGCCGTCCCGATGACCACCGCCAACGCGACCTCCGTCCACAGGCCGACGCAGTACGTCGTCTCGAACACTCCCGGCGACACGCTCGAAGGGATCGCGGTGACGCGCGACGGCACGATGTACGTGACCAGCGTCGGCACCGGCGCGGTGTACCGCGGCAACACCCGGTCGTCCCGGCTCAGCCTGTTCCTGCCGCCCGGCCAGGACGGACGGACGTCGGCGACCGGCGTCCACGTCGACCGCTGGGGCAGAGTCCTGGTCGCGGGCGCGAGTACGTCGAAGCTCTTCCTGTACGACGCCCGCGGCCGGCTGATCGACGTACAGCACGCCGCGGTCGGCTCGTTCCTCAACGACTTCACGATCGTGGGCGACGCCGTGTACGTGACCGACTCGGCGCACAACCAGCTCTGGCGGGCGCCGCTCACCCGCGACGGTCTCGGCAAGCTCGAGCCGTGGATCACCCGCGACCGGATCCAGCCGACGCCGTACTTCCTCAACGGCATCGTCACCGACGGCCGCGTCCTCCTGGTCGGCGAGCAGGGACAGGACGTCACGTACCGGGTCGACCTGCACACCAAGCAGGTGAGCGTGCTGAACGTGCCCAACGGCATCCTGTCCGGCGACGGCTACCTGCTAGAAGGGCACCGGTTGTACGCCGTGCACAACGCCGGCGGCGGGAAGTACGTCACGAGGCTGGCGATCCTGAACGACGATCTCACGGCGGCGACGCTCGTCGCGGATTCGAGCCCCGCTGCGGCCGGTGCGACCCCGACGACGATCGCCCGCGACCGGGGACGGTTGCTGTGGGTCAACAGCCAGCTGGACATCGCTCCCGGTACGCCGCCGTACACCGTGTCCGTCGTACCGGGTCTGCGCTGA
- a CDS encoding MarR family transcriptional regulator — MDEQTPTALTQLPSWLLTQSAAQAHRIVAESFAAGGARGYHFRLLATLVEFGPASQADLGRRSSIDRSDVVAALNELEADGYVERSPDPADGRRNVITITTAGKRHYRRLTNLVGKAQEEIFAPLSATDRTRLTTILGKLLAYHQE; from the coding sequence GTGGATGAGCAGACCCCGACCGCCCTGACCCAACTGCCGAGCTGGTTGCTGACCCAGAGTGCGGCCCAGGCACACCGCATCGTCGCCGAGTCCTTCGCCGCCGGAGGTGCGCGCGGGTACCACTTCCGGCTGCTCGCGACGCTGGTGGAGTTCGGCCCGGCCAGCCAGGCGGACCTCGGGCGCCGCAGCTCGATCGACCGCAGCGATGTGGTTGCCGCGCTCAACGAGCTCGAGGCCGACGGGTACGTCGAACGCAGCCCGGACCCGGCCGACGGCCGCCGCAACGTCATCACGATCACCACCGCGGGCAAGCGGCACTACCGGCGGCTCACGAATCTGGTCGGCAAGGCGCAGGAGGAGATCTTCGCGCCGCTGTCCGCGACCGACCGGACCCGCCTGACCACGATCCTCGGCAAACTCCTGGCTTATCACCAGGAGTAG
- a CDS encoding DUF402 domain-containing protein has product MTKPAVFEGAVEGWWYVDLVEIEQTERGLVVHDLYVDFLIPPAVDRYQILDLDELADAVRAGKLTPSQCADVLTATQRFVDRYLRRPAEGPSGPGAEFPPGAVTALDRLPAF; this is encoded by the coding sequence TTGACCAAGCCGGCTGTCTTCGAGGGGGCGGTCGAGGGATGGTGGTACGTCGACCTGGTGGAGATCGAGCAGACCGAACGCGGGCTGGTCGTTCACGACTTGTACGTCGACTTTCTCATCCCGCCCGCGGTGGATCGGTACCAGATCCTCGATCTGGACGAACTGGCTGACGCCGTCAGGGCGGGCAAGCTCACGCCCTCACAGTGCGCCGACGTGCTGACCGCGACCCAGCGATTCGTCGATCGGTATCTGCGGCGCCCGGCGGAAGGTCCCAGCGGGCCGGGCGCCGAGTTTCCGCCGGGCGCGGTGACGGCGCTTGACCGGCTCCCGGCGTTCTGA
- the acs gene encoding acetate--CoA ligase, whose protein sequence is MHEERRFEPPAELAANANLKADAYDQAAADFEGFWAEQAKRLTWAKEPTQTLDWSNPPFAKWYADGKLNAAYNCLDRHVENGLGDKIAYYFEGEPGDTREITYAQLKDEVCQAANALIELGVQTGDRVAIYMPMIPETVVAMLACARIGAPHTVVFGGFSADALKGRIQDCDARIVITSDGGYRRGAPAALKPAVDAALEDCPDVRNVLVVRRTGQDTNMVEGRDLWWEDFVGKQSTEHTPEAFDAEHPLYVMYTSGTTGKPKGILHTTGGYLVGTAYTQWGVFDLKPDTDVYWTAADIGWVTGHSYIVYGALANATTSVMYEGTPDTPHQGRWWEIVQKYKVSILYCAPTAIRTFMKWGADIPAKFDLSSLRVIGSVGEPINPEAYVWYREHIGGNEAPVVDTWWQTETGMHMISPLPGVTAGKPGAAMKAIPGVSVDVVDDAGEPVPNGSGGYLVITKPWPAMLRTLWGDDQRFVDTYWSRWPGVYFAGDGAKKDEDGDLWLLGRVDDVMNVSGHRLSTTEIESALVSHPKVAEDAVVGASDPTTGQAIAAFVILRSEAGDGGPDVVQELRNHVAKEIGPIAKPRQIMVVAELPKTRSGKIMRRLLRDVAENRDVGDVTTLADSSVMDLIKSNLESGKSDED, encoded by the coding sequence ATGCACGAGGAGCGCCGGTTCGAGCCACCGGCCGAGCTCGCCGCGAACGCGAACCTGAAGGCCGACGCCTACGACCAGGCCGCGGCCGACTTCGAGGGGTTCTGGGCCGAGCAGGCCAAGCGCCTGACCTGGGCCAAGGAGCCGACGCAGACGCTGGACTGGAGCAACCCGCCGTTCGCGAAGTGGTACGCCGACGGCAAGCTCAACGCGGCGTACAACTGCCTCGACCGGCACGTCGAGAACGGTCTGGGCGACAAGATCGCCTACTACTTCGAGGGTGAGCCCGGTGACACCCGCGAGATCACCTACGCGCAGCTCAAGGACGAGGTCTGCCAGGCCGCGAACGCGCTGATCGAGCTCGGTGTGCAGACCGGCGACCGGGTCGCTATCTACATGCCGATGATCCCGGAGACGGTCGTCGCGATGCTCGCCTGCGCCCGGATCGGGGCCCCGCACACGGTCGTGTTCGGCGGCTTCTCCGCGGACGCCCTGAAGGGCCGGATCCAGGACTGCGACGCGCGCATCGTGATCACGTCGGACGGCGGCTACCGCCGGGGCGCGCCCGCGGCGCTGAAGCCGGCCGTCGACGCCGCCCTCGAGGACTGCCCCGACGTGCGGAACGTCCTGGTGGTACGCCGTACCGGTCAGGACACGAACATGGTCGAGGGCCGCGACCTGTGGTGGGAGGACTTCGTCGGCAAACAGTCGACCGAGCACACCCCGGAGGCGTTCGACGCCGAGCACCCGCTGTACGTGATGTACACGTCGGGTACGACGGGCAAGCCGAAGGGCATCCTGCACACCACGGGCGGGTACCTCGTCGGGACGGCGTACACGCAGTGGGGTGTGTTCGACCTCAAGCCGGACACCGACGTGTACTGGACCGCGGCCGACATCGGGTGGGTGACCGGCCACAGCTACATCGTGTACGGCGCGCTCGCGAACGCGACGACCTCCGTGATGTACGAGGGCACGCCGGACACGCCGCACCAGGGCCGCTGGTGGGAGATCGTCCAGAAGTACAAGGTCTCGATCCTGTACTGCGCTCCGACGGCGATCCGGACGTTCATGAAGTGGGGCGCCGACATCCCGGCGAAGTTCGACCTGTCCTCGCTGCGGGTGATCGGGTCGGTCGGCGAGCCGATCAACCCGGAGGCGTACGTCTGGTACCGCGAGCACATCGGCGGGAACGAGGCGCCGGTCGTCGACACCTGGTGGCAGACCGAGACCGGTATGCACATGATCTCGCCGCTGCCGGGCGTGACCGCCGGTAAGCCGGGCGCCGCGATGAAGGCGATCCCGGGCGTGAGCGTCGATGTCGTCGACGACGCGGGTGAGCCGGTGCCGAACGGTTCGGGCGGGTACCTCGTCATCACGAAGCCGTGGCCGGCGATGCTCCGAACGCTGTGGGGCGACGACCAGCGGTTCGTCGACACGTACTGGTCGCGCTGGCCGGGCGTGTACTTCGCCGGTGACGGGGCGAAGAAGGACGAGGACGGCGACCTCTGGCTGCTCGGCCGGGTCGACGACGTGATGAACGTCTCCGGTCACCGGCTGTCGACGACGGAGATCGAGTCCGCGCTCGTCTCGCACCCGAAGGTCGCCGAGGACGCCGTGGTCGGCGCGTCCGACCCGACGACGGGTCAGGCGATCGCTGCCTTCGTGATCCTCCGCTCGGAGGCCGGCGACGGCGGTCCGGACGTGGTGCAGGAGCTGCGCAACCACGTGGCGAAGGAGATCGGCCCGATCGCCAAGCCGCGCCAGATCATGGTCGTCGCGGAGCTCCCGAAGACCCGCTCCGGCAAGATCATGCGCCGCCTGCTGCGCGACGTCGCCGAGAACCGCGACGTGGGCGACGTCACCACCCTCGCCGACTCGAGCGTCATGGACCTGATCAAGTCCAACCTGGAGTCCGGCAAGTCCGACGAGGACTGA
- a CDS encoding ABC transporter permease — MSPQSTTLPSRWPTVAGAVVLLTVITSVLLSAFAWPSVRSSPHDVPIAVAGPTPAVGQVRTALEERLPGGFDITEVADTAAAERLIRDREVYGAIDLSAGAPRVIVASAASTAVAQTLQSLAAGLGQGQPGTPAAVRDLAALPADDPRGAGLAAGAMPLVMGGLLAAVLLTRLVRGTGRRVAGALAYAATGGLAVAAILQFWLGSLSGAYLANAAAVALAIAATSLTVLGLEALLGYAGIGIGAVAMMLIGNPLSGTSTAPEMLPGWSGTLGQLLPPGAGGRLLRSTAFFEGRGIAQAVTVLVAWVVLGAVLCLVGSRSKRAAG; from the coding sequence ATGTCCCCGCAGTCCACTACGCTCCCGTCCCGATGGCCGACCGTGGCCGGCGCGGTCGTACTGCTGACGGTCATCACCAGCGTGCTGCTCAGCGCCTTCGCCTGGCCCTCGGTGCGGTCGTCGCCGCACGACGTACCGATCGCGGTCGCCGGGCCGACGCCGGCGGTCGGCCAGGTTCGCACCGCCCTGGAGGAACGCCTGCCGGGCGGCTTCGACATCACCGAGGTCGCGGACACCGCCGCCGCGGAGCGACTCATCCGCGATCGGGAGGTGTACGGCGCGATCGACCTCAGCGCCGGTGCGCCGCGCGTGATAGTTGCTTCCGCCGCCAGCACCGCCGTGGCCCAGACCCTGCAGAGCCTCGCGGCCGGACTCGGACAAGGGCAGCCCGGTACCCCGGCCGCCGTACGCGACCTCGCCGCGCTACCCGCCGACGATCCGCGCGGTGCCGGGCTCGCCGCAGGCGCAATGCCGCTCGTCATGGGCGGCCTGCTGGCTGCGGTGCTGCTGACCAGGCTCGTTCGCGGCACGGGTCGCCGAGTCGCCGGGGCACTCGCCTACGCGGCTACCGGCGGTCTGGCTGTGGCAGCGATCCTGCAGTTCTGGCTCGGCTCGTTGAGCGGCGCCTACCTGGCCAACGCCGCCGCTGTCGCGCTGGCCATCGCCGCCACCTCGCTGACTGTCCTGGGGCTGGAAGCCCTGCTCGGATACGCCGGGATCGGGATCGGTGCCGTCGCCATGATGCTCATCGGGAACCCGCTCTCGGGTACGTCGACCGCGCCGGAGATGCTGCCCGGCTGGTCCGGCACGCTCGGCCAGCTTCTGCCTCCGGGTGCCGGCGGCCGCCTGCTGCGCTCAACGGCGTTCTTCGAGGGCCGTGGCATCGCGCAAGCCGTCACGGTGCTGGTCGCCTGGGTCGTGCTCGGTGCAGTGCTGTGTCTGGTCGGCAGCCGCAGCAAGCGGGCAGCGGGGTAG
- a CDS encoding MarR family winged helix-turn-helix transcriptional regulator produces MPGLRFPTEVISMAQEALQLLVSMHRIVRHLRRSRTTTLMHPTQFLALMLIADEQPIRIGEIAARVPCSQPTATTTVAALEEAGLVRREADPVDGRATAVVLTEAGAATVEASGRQAAEELAKLLDRLDESDRTLVFQAGAILARVTDDL; encoded by the coding sequence GTGCCAGGATTGCGCTTCCCGACGGAGGTGATCTCGATGGCGCAGGAGGCGTTGCAGCTGCTGGTCAGCATGCACCGGATCGTCAGGCACTTGCGCCGGAGCCGGACCACCACACTCATGCATCCGACACAGTTCCTGGCGCTGATGCTGATCGCCGACGAGCAGCCGATCCGGATCGGCGAGATCGCCGCGCGGGTCCCGTGCTCGCAGCCGACAGCGACCACCACGGTCGCCGCGCTGGAAGAGGCCGGGCTGGTCCGCCGGGAGGCAGACCCGGTCGACGGCCGGGCAACCGCCGTCGTACTCACCGAAGCGGGCGCGGCCACGGTCGAGGCGTCCGGCCGGCAGGCCGCCGAGGAGCTCGCCAAACTCCTCGACCGCCTCGACGAATCCGACCGGACCCTGGTCTTCCAAGCCGGCGCGATCCTCGCCCGCGTCACCGACGACCTGTAG